The Deinococcus taeanensis genomic interval GAGGGCGCACCGGCCAGGCTGAGCTGGGGCCTGGCGGTCCGGGGTCCGCTTCCGCGGCGCATGGACCTCACCCCGCCACCGTGAGGACGCCTGGAAGTGACGCCCCCCTGTGAGGGAAGCAGATCGTCAACCACGGCAGGTCCCGGCGCTTGAAGCGCCAGAGATTCAGAAAGCCCCGGAGAGTTCAAGCCGCGCGTCCGGAGACCGCGCAGTGGTGCCCTGGGGGGCTACACTGGCGTATGACCGGTCCAACCGATGACCCCAGAGCTGAGCTGCTCCGGGACGCCGCCGAGCACACCGCGTTCAACTCGGCCCGGCGTCATGTCGGTGCGGCCGGTTTTCTGCAGCGGGACGTGCTGGAACAGATCATCAGCGCGGGCCGGGAGCAGATCAGCGTGACCCGTTCCCTGCGTCAGATTGTCGCCTCCACCCAGGCGCAACTGCAGGCCCTGTCCGGCATGGGCGCCCTGGACGAGCAGGCGCATGTTGAAACGCTCCGGGGTATCGTGACGTCCAGCCAGGCCCAGATCCGGACGGCCACCGCGCTGCGTGACGCCATTCAGCGCACCCTCACCGACGTCCAGGGCACTCCCCTCGAAGAGATCAGTGCCAATCTGCTCAACACCCTGGGGGCCGTGGTGCAGCGGCAACTCGCGCAGCTTCAGGACCTGATCACGACCGCCCTGGGAGAAGCGGACAGCGTCGAGCAGGTCGCGGAACTTCAGCAGGTCAGGAGCGACGCGCAGGCCCGACAGGTCCAGCTGGAACATGAGCAGAGCGAACGGGAACTGGTCCAGCTGGAGACCCTGGGCGCCGAGGCGCTGGCGCGGGTGCGGGACCTGGAGGAGGGTGGCCTGACGCACGCCGCACAGCGCGCGGCGCTGGAGGACCAGGCGGACCGGGCGCGCCTGCGAATCGCGGCCCTGGAGCACGGTGAGGAAGAACACCGGGACCAGCTGGCCAGCCTGGAGCGGGAGGCGCAGGCGACAACACAGCGCCAGAAGGACCTCGAAGCGCAGATGGAGCTGACCCAGACCCAGCCGTTGGGGACCCCTCAGGACTGAGCAGACGGCTCTGCACTCTGACCGGCCGGTTGCCGCGACCTGTCCACCTGGCCGATCACCGGATCAGAGCCCCGCTGCCCGTAACCGCCGCTTCGATGTGCTGCTGCGCGGGTTCGCCGGATTGCCGCTGCTTCCAACCCCGGCCTCCGGGAGATCCCCCGATAGGATGCGCCGCCGTCAGGATCCACGCCGGTCCCGGAGCCACCGTTGGTCCTGACCTGTGGCCTGGGTCCAGGTCAGCAGCATTCGAGGGTAATCACCAGCGGCCCTGTCCGGTCCGCCGTCACCTGAACCGCTCCAACTGAAGCGGACCTGCCGGCCTCAGGGGCAGCCAGCAGTGAAGCCACGGCGCGCACCACGCCCTCCACATCGGCTGAGGGCGCCATAAAGCGGACGAGCATCCGGACCGCCTGAACCTGATGTTCATTCAGGCCGGCGGCAGGGTGTTCCTCCGCCACCACCAGGCTCACGCGCGTGATGTGGCTCCGGTCCGGTCCCAGATCCAGGCTGAGGTCCTCAACGGCGAGCATGGACGGCGCGAACCCATACGAGAACGTCTGCCCACCGGTGACGTCGGTCCGTTCGTCGTTGCGGAGCAGCGCATAGCTCTGATAGAACCGGCTCCGTTCGAAGTGCTCAATGCTCTGAAAGGTCATTCGTGAAGCGTAGTCCCCCTCACCTGACTGGGCGCCCACCACGTGGCCCTGAACCTTGGGTGCTTCATCATGTCCCGGCGCGGCGCGCCCCCCACGCGGCCCTGAGCTGTTGGGGAGAGCAAGGACGTGACGGCCCGGGCGTTCAGGTGGTCGTCTGGCCGCTCAGGTCAAGGACGCCCCTCATGTGCCTGACCTACGCTGCCCCATGAGCGACTTCACCGAGCGGCTGGACCAACTGAAACGAACGCACGACTTCACCGAACAGGCTGCGAAAACGCAGCGGACCGGAAGTACCCGTCAGGATGACGATGATCACGAAGCGACGCAGGATGCGCTGGACCGCACTGGGCTCCTCGAGATGAAACGCATTGCCGGGGAACTGAACGAAGCCGGCTTTTCATCACGGACCAGCGTCACCTCCCAGGACTCAGAAACAGGGTTGAGCTGCACGATGACCGTCGACGGCGTCGGAGAGGTGACCTGTGACCTGGGGGTACGAACGCAGACCCTGGTGGTGACGGCGCAGCCTGACTTTACGCAGGGCACCCGGCTGGAGTTCAACATCGGTGACAAGGCCGCGCTGGGGAAAGTCATTGAACAGTGGGCCGAAGAGCACCTGCTCCCCCGTGGCGCGCAAGGCCACTGAGCCCCACCCCGCATCTGGGCACACGGCGCTGGAGAGCGGGAAGGGGTATCTGACGCCAAAGTCAGTGCCAGCCTGAACAGGGCTCCTCCCGTCAGGTCGGCTCCCCTGTCAGTAGGGTGAAGGTGCCGCCGCCTGTCCACTGCTGCTGTTCACCACCGGGTTTTGATCTCTGAGATTCTCAGCTGCGTGACGGATCAGGGAACTGAAGACACCCCGGTCTGCTGGGTAAGTCACAGTGCCACGAATGGCGGTCCAGGGAGAGAGAGACCGACCTGCCCGTTCGGTAGAAAGGGAGTGGATGCCCCGACCCGTCCTGAGGTTGAGGGCACAGCGTTTCCCTGCCACCGGCATCAGTCATCAGCGCCCCGCGGCGCACGGTGACCATACCGTGAACCCGGGCGCTGCCTGCGCGGGTCCAGGGTGATGCCGGGCGTCCGGTCAACCCTGAGGGGCCTTCGCGGGGGTCCTGGTCCCTTCCGGAGAGCACACACATTCGACCTCCACCAGCGCCCCTGAGTGCGTCAGGGCCGGAACCACGACCGCACTGCCCGCAGGTGGGTCATTCAGGTCGTTCAGTTGTTCCAGACACTCGTATGCCTCGCCCATACTGCCGATGTCCGTCACCAGGAAGGTCAGGCGGTGAACGTCCCGCAACGTGCACTGCTGCGCGCGCAGCTCGGCGA includes:
- a CDS encoding RidA family protein; translation: MDKALSLQARTFRIGLDSEEAAAHAGLLSRQVYLVLGRLIAELRAQQCTLRDVHRLTFLVTDIGSMGEAYECLEQLNDLNDPPAGSAVVVPALTHSGALVEVECVCSPEGTRTPAKAPQG